From Schizosaccharomyces pombe strain 972h- genome assembly, chromosome: II, the proteins below share one genomic window:
- the abz2 gene encoding 4-amino-4-deoxychorismate lyase, which translates to MEESNLFETTLYDGELFLLPSHLQRMKASAKSLGYSWPGEQYIENKLREAVQDTSMARVRWELSKAGDVTVQIVPIQTLEKAPYTLILDKQPSSTEKNPSCINKMTNRAIYIEAMNRNDAQYSKAQDVLLYNHQGFVTEATIFNVAFHRNGQWITPSLKHGLLSGTMRKNLLENGSIHEDDKGLLQKDNLKNGEQVLLFNSFRKVCKGVLIIQPEKACELLKKKDSSEKLS; encoded by the exons ATGGAagaatcaaatttatttgaaaccACTCTCTATGATGGAGAACTGTTTTTGCTGCCAAGCCACTTGCAGCGAATGAAAGCTTCGGCAAAGTCTCTTGGATACTCTTGGCCTGGAGAGCAATACAtcgaaaataaattacGAGAAGCGGTTCAGGATACTTCCATGGCAAGG GTAAGGTGGGAACTTTCTAAAGCTGGAGACGTTACTGTTCAAATTGTTCCTATTCAAACTTTAGAAAAAGCACCGTACACATTAATTCTGGATAAGCAACCAAGTTCTACCGAGAAAAACCCGTCCTGCATTAATAAGATGACCAACCGAGCAATTTACATTGAAGCAATGAACCGCAATGATGCCCAATACTCAAAAGCACAAGACGTTCTGTTATACAACCATCAAGGGTTTGTAACAGAAGCAACAATATTTAATGTTGCTTTTCACCGGAATGGCCAATGGATAACGCCCAGCCTCAAGCATG GTCTTCTATCGGGTACTatgagaaaaaatttactagAAAATGGAAGTATACATGAAGACGATAAAGGACTATTacaaaaagataatttaaaaaatggtgAGCAagttcttttatttaactcATTTCGTAAGGTATGTAAAGGAGTTTTAATAATACAGCCAGAAAAAGCGTGCGAACTGCTTAAGAAGAAGGATTCATCTGAAAAATTAAGTTAG
- the rps3002 gene encoding 40S ribosomal protein eS30 codes for MGKVHGSLARAGKVKSQTPKVEKQEKPKQPKGRAYKRLLYVRRFVNVTNMVGGKRRMNPSS; via the exons ATGGGTAAAGTTCACGGATCTCTCGCTCGTGCAGGAAAG GTTAAATCTCAAACCCCCAAGGTTGAAAAGCAAGAGAAGCCCAAGCAGCCCAAGGGCCGTGCTTACAAGCGTCTTCTCTATGTTCGTCGTTTTGTCAACGTTACCAACATGGTCGGTGGCAAGAGAAGA ATGAATCCTTCTTCTTAA
- a CDS encoding protein-DNA covalent cross-linking repair protein: MSLNDEEDDIEFINYIPLLASPINSSTCSTSIHDKCPFKQHISENGQNFGSAISSNISQRNFKTLRASHLSQYRDCNRENNTEDKNVISTGIAVNEKYQSVLKLKEKAPQISSAAKRKSFIKERGMLAKCFLARLEDEVFQGRLTSSLEKKEIGIVWSKSFSTTAGRANLKRNNKDAPLGKKTYAYIELSDKVIVTKERLYNTLAHEVCHLACWIIDNEMQNPHGACFKAWGKRIMNNMPYIEITSKHNYDIDFKYKWLCINEKCNKLYGRHSKSINPQKQVCRLCKSQIKQICPKIKQPNAFQIFLKENSKRLRKLHPHITHKELMKKLSDEYHRTKDAKQNVSKSVSLISSSDL; encoded by the exons ATGTCACTAAACGACGAGGAAGACGATATTGAGTTTATTAACTa TATTCCCTTGCTAGCAAGCCCGATCAATTCATCTACTTGTTCAACAAGTATTCATGATAAATGTCCTTTCAAACAACACATTTCAGAAAACGgtcaaaattttggtaGTGCTATATCTTCAAATATTTCCCAACGGAACTTCAAAACCCTTAGAGCGTCGCATTTGTCTCAATATCGTGATTGTAACCGTGAAAACAATACAGAGGATAAAAATGTTATCTCGACGGGGATTGCGGtcaatgaaaaatatcaatctgtattaaaattaaaagaaaaagcgcCCCAAATTTCTTCAGCTGCTAAACGAAAGTCGTTTATAAAAGAACGTGGTATGTTGGCTAAGTGCTTTCTTGCGCGTTTAGAAGACGAAGTGTTTCAGGGACGGCTTACTTCTTCGcttgaaaagaaggagaTTGGAATAGTTTGGTCCAAATCTTTTAGCACTACTGCTGGTAGGGCTAACCTTAAGCGAAATAACAAGGACGCGCCACTTGGGAAAAAGACATACGCATACATTGAATTATCTGATAAAGTAATCGTCACAAAAGAACGGCTTTACAATACTTTGGCCCATGAAGTTTGCCATTTAGCTTGTTGGATCATCGATAATGAAATGCAAAATCCACATGGCGCCTGCTTCAAAGCATG GGGTAAACGAATTATGAACAATATGCCTTATATAGAAATTACCTCTAAACACAATTATGATATTGACTTCAAGTATAAATGGCTGTgtattaatgaaaaatgcAACAAACTTTATGGAAGGCACTCAAAATCCATCAATCCACAGAAACAAGTTTGTAGGTTATGCAAATCacaaattaaacaaatttgcCCCAAAATAAAACAGCCCAATgcatttcaaatttttttaaaggagaATTCTAAGAGACTACGAAAGCTACACCCACACATCACTCACAAGGAACTTATGAAGAAACTTTCAGATGAGTACCACCGTACTAAAGATGCTAAACAAAACGTTTCAAAATCCGTTAGCCTTATCTCTTCAAGCGATTTGTAA